A genomic window from Candidatus Denitrolinea symbiosum includes:
- a CDS encoding DMSO reductase anchor subunit → MVTREWALLIFTILGQMASGALLTLMLIRAFAIRKTNVQQANRLTDGPLFIVVPIMALALLASLFHLGNLINITKAVPNLGTSWLSREVIVAVVFVVLAALYTFLQWRKLSTELIRATIGWIAALVGQFQTIAMIMVYMIRTQPAWNTFATPITFLVTSFLLGVLVVAAALVATRAIGDETQTDLLHSTLRGIAITSIALVGVEFVVLPIYVLYLSTQGASALQTMSSMFGTYTAVLVLRLLLVFVGGGVLGVYLYENAANGKERNLALLVYSAFILVLIAEAMGRFLFYATHYSIGL, encoded by the coding sequence ATGGTTACTCGTGAATGGGCTCTACTCATATTTACCATCCTAGGACAGATGGCCTCCGGCGCTCTGCTAACACTGATGCTTATCCGCGCGTTCGCTATTCGTAAGACAAACGTGCAACAAGCAAATCGCTTGACGGATGGTCCGTTATTTATTGTGGTGCCAATCATGGCGCTCGCTTTGCTGGCATCTCTGTTCCATCTTGGTAATCTTATCAATATTACGAAGGCAGTGCCGAACCTGGGCACCTCATGGCTCAGCCGTGAAGTGATCGTTGCAGTTGTCTTCGTAGTTCTGGCAGCGCTTTACACCTTCCTGCAATGGCGTAAGCTATCTACCGAACTGATCCGAGCGACAATCGGTTGGATCGCCGCTTTGGTTGGACAGTTCCAGACCATTGCCATGATTATGGTGTATATGATCCGAACACAACCCGCCTGGAATACATTTGCCACACCGATTACCTTTCTGGTTACCTCGTTTTTGCTCGGCGTGCTGGTAGTTGCTGCAGCATTAGTGGCTACTCGTGCGATAGGCGACGAAACCCAAACTGACCTTCTGCACAGTACTCTCCGGGGTATTGCAATTACTTCCATTGCCTTGGTAGGAGTTGAGTTTGTAGTGTTGCCTATTTATGTTCTTTACCTGTCTACACAGGGCGCGTCAGCCCTTCAGACAATGAGTTCCATGTTTGGGACATACACAGCGGTTCTCGTACTACGACTCCTGCTGGTCTTTGTAGGTGGCGGGGTGTTAGGCGTCTACTTGTATGAGAATGCAGCCAATGGGAAAGAGAGGAACTTAGCTTTGCTGGTCTACAGCGCCTTCATACTGGTGTTGATTGCTGAAGCAATGGGGCGGTTCCTTTTTTACGCAACCCATTATTCCATCGGGTTGTAG
- a CDS encoding radical SAM protein — translation MITEINETNLNSIRNPVFRSQAERYAEIYRDFIGQVRQLGMDFADEDRNQQALEHIAALGKKGAVVRNDSKSVYLNSISPSCVACQTAAGSHTFFISLKCHRNCFFCFNPNQEDYERFRGNERNVSAELKALRASGQRVQHLALTGGEPLLHREETIQFFQQARQDFPKAYTRIYTCGDHLDRATLQEFKDAGLDEIRFSIRVEDTETARRHTFSQIALAREYIPQVMVEMPVLPGAFEEMKAILLELDRLGVFGINLLELCFPFHNLEEFRQRGYRVKARPFRVLYNYWYAGGLPVAGSEETCLDLIEFALEAGLKLGIHYCSLENKHTGQIYQQDTHRIDSDTLYFSQRDYFLKSAKVFGEDAARAKAVFDKKGFRQYRFDPTSQTLEFHASKVKWLSALDVEVGISTQVLEEREGELYLRELKLDLAAPQDFRLSDI, via the coding sequence ATGATTACCGAGATCAACGAAACCAATTTGAATTCCATCCGCAATCCCGTTTTCCGCTCGCAAGCCGAACGCTATGCGGAAATTTATCGAGACTTTATCGGACAAGTCCGGCAGTTGGGCATGGATTTTGCGGACGAAGATCGCAACCAACAAGCGCTCGAGCATATAGCCGCGCTGGGTAAAAAAGGCGCGGTCGTCCGCAACGATAGCAAAAGCGTGTACCTCAACAGCATTTCGCCGAGCTGCGTGGCTTGTCAAACGGCGGCAGGGAGCCATACTTTCTTCATCTCGTTGAAGTGCCATCGCAATTGCTTCTTCTGTTTCAATCCAAACCAGGAGGATTACGAACGCTTCCGCGGGAACGAACGCAACGTCTCAGCCGAACTAAAAGCGCTGCGCGCCAGCGGACAGCGCGTCCAGCATCTCGCGTTGACCGGGGGCGAACCCCTGCTCCACCGCGAGGAGACGATCCAGTTCTTCCAACAGGCGCGGCAGGATTTCCCGAAAGCCTACACGCGCATCTATACCTGCGGCGACCATCTCGACCGCGCGACGCTGCAAGAATTCAAGGACGCGGGTCTGGACGAGATCCGCTTCAGCATCCGCGTCGAAGATACGGAAACCGCGCGCCGCCACACGTTCAGCCAGATCGCCCTGGCGCGCGAATACATCCCGCAGGTAATGGTCGAAATGCCAGTCCTGCCCGGCGCGTTCGAGGAGATGAAAGCCATCCTGCTGGAGCTCGACCGCCTCGGCGTGTTCGGGATCAACCTGCTCGAATTATGCTTCCCCTTCCACAACCTTGAAGAGTTCCGCCAACGCGGCTATCGCGTCAAAGCGCGGCCGTTCCGCGTGCTGTACAATTACTGGTACGCGGGCGGACTGCCGGTGGCCGGCAGCGAGGAGACTTGTCTCGACCTGATCGAATTTGCCCTCGAAGCGGGACTCAAGCTCGGCATCCATTACTGCTCGCTGGAGAACAAACACACCGGGCAGATCTACCAGCAGGATACGCATCGAATCGACTCGGACACGCTGTATTTTTCCCAAAGGGATTACTTCCTGAAGTCGGCCAAGGTCTTTGGCGAGGACGCGGCGCGCGCCAAGGCCGTCTTCGATAAAAAAGGGTTCCGCCAGTATCGATTCGATCCCACTTCGCAGACGCTTGAATTTCACGCCAGTAAAGTGAAATGGCTGAGCGCGTTGGACGTGGAAGTGGGCATCTCGACCCAGGTTTTGGAAGAGCGCGAGGGCGAACTCTATTTGCGGGAACTTAAACTCGACCTGGCCGCCCCGCAGGATTTTCGTCTCTCAGACATATAA
- a CDS encoding DMSO reductase anchor subunit codes for MNVREWALPVYTILMQLSVGTLLMLWIAREVHIRQFAEAEINRIMKFPVTIIFTTACLAMAGSHFHLSKPLHSYLAVLNFRTSWLSREIVFTVFFFLTLSSMLALHWLQNDKTKLKTFLGWLAVLFGFALVFCMAHIYLLPAQPAWNSPFTVLSFFLTMLLLGNIALPAMLLVDFSFSNVLTLERFDQQYLLIRRVLIWSTAASALIWLMAVALNFYQTLMLRLGDRWTQTSFELLTNLYRPLLVLRLGLPLLGIAILAISVFSAVRRNRAIQELMVPIYASCIFVIVGEILGRFLFYATHIRIGV; via the coding sequence ATGAATGTAAGAGAATGGGCCCTGCCGGTCTACACCATCCTGATGCAACTTTCGGTCGGGACTCTGCTGATGCTGTGGATTGCGCGCGAAGTTCACATCCGCCAATTCGCCGAGGCAGAGATCAACCGAATCATGAAATTTCCAGTCACAATCATTTTCACTACCGCGTGCCTGGCAATGGCCGGCTCTCACTTTCATTTGAGCAAACCGTTACATTCCTACCTGGCTGTGTTGAATTTTCGCACATCCTGGTTAAGTCGAGAGATCGTATTCACAGTATTCTTTTTTTTAACGCTGTCAAGTATGTTAGCGTTACACTGGCTGCAAAACGACAAAACAAAGTTAAAAACCTTTTTAGGCTGGCTCGCCGTTCTATTCGGCTTCGCGCTGGTGTTCTGCATGGCGCATATCTACCTGCTTCCCGCCCAACCTGCCTGGAATTCGCCGTTTACAGTCCTGTCGTTTTTTTTGACCATGCTTCTTCTTGGCAATATCGCTTTGCCTGCCATGTTGCTGGTTGATTTTTCATTCTCGAACGTATTGACGTTGGAACGCTTCGATCAACAATATCTTTTAATTCGCCGCGTTTTGATTTGGTCAACGGCCGCGAGCGCTCTTATATGGCTCATGGCAGTCGCCTTGAATTTCTACCAAACCTTGATGCTTCGCTTGGGAGATCGCTGGACTCAAACTAGCTTTGAACTTCTGACGAATCTATATCGCCCCTTGCTAGTCTTGAGGCTGGGCCTGCCGCTTTTGGGAATCGCTATATTAGCCATTTCAGTTTTCAGCGCCGTCAGGCGAAATCGAGCTATCCAGGAATTAATGGTTCCGATTTATGCTTCGTGTATTTTCGTGATTGTTGGAGAGATCCTTGGCCGGTTTCTCTTTTACGCGACGCATATCCGTATCGGCGTCTAG
- a CDS encoding twin-arginine translocase subunit TatB, whose protein sequence is MDVFGIGANELIVILILAAIVLGPERLARAAREAGKLIRNIKAYLGSFSDELKNELDMLDDLKKVKDDLKKF, encoded by the coding sequence ATGGACGTCTTCGGAATCGGCGCGAACGAACTGATCGTCATTCTGATATTGGCCGCGATCGTCCTGGGCCCCGAACGGTTGGCGCGCGCGGCGCGTGAAGCGGGCAAATTGATTCGCAACATCAAGGCCTACCTCGGCTCGTTTTCGGACGAATTGAAAAACGAACTCGATATGCTCGACGACTTGAAAAAGGTCAAGGACGATCTGAAAAAGTTTTAG
- a CDS encoding twin-arginine translocase subunit TatC → MSAIGAGPEAARKPKRDWGGYLRAFGRAHRKASDQLETSKPLLQHLDELRRRLFKAFLALIMTTAISFAFARQIIDYLSGPVGGPQKLVSIEVTENIAIFMKVSLLGGFILGMPFIVYQMLAFIMPGLKKSEQKWTLILVPMATLLFAGGAAFTWFVMLPSAIPFLTGFLGITTQVRPENYFDFITRLMFWIGVCFELPLIVMFMAKLKFVTAKQLASGWRYAVVGIAVVAAAVTPTVDPINMGLVMAPLMGLYAISILLAAVVGRK, encoded by the coding sequence ATGTCCGCGATCGGCGCCGGCCCCGAGGCCGCCAGGAAACCTAAACGCGATTGGGGCGGTTATCTGCGCGCCTTTGGCCGCGCGCACCGTAAAGCCAGCGACCAACTGGAGACCTCAAAGCCTTTGCTCCAGCATCTGGACGAACTGCGTCGCAGGCTCTTTAAAGCGTTCCTGGCTTTAATCATGACCACAGCGATCAGTTTCGCCTTCGCGCGCCAGATCATCGACTATCTCTCCGGGCCTGTTGGGGGACCGCAAAAACTGGTTTCCATCGAGGTGACCGAGAACATCGCCATCTTCATGAAAGTCTCGCTCCTCGGCGGGTTCATTTTAGGAATGCCGTTTATCGTCTATCAGATGCTGGCCTTCATCATGCCGGGACTGAAAAAGAGCGAACAAAAGTGGACTCTGATCCTCGTCCCGATGGCGACGCTCCTCTTCGCCGGCGGCGCGGCTTTCACGTGGTTCGTGATGCTGCCCTCCGCCATCCCATTCCTGACCGGCTTCCTCGGAATCACCACGCAAGTGCGCCCCGAAAATTACTTCGACTTCATCACGCGCCTGATGTTCTGGATCGGCGTCTGCTTTGAATTGCCGCTGATCGTCATGTTCATGGCTAAATTGAAATTCGTCACCGCCAAACAACTGGCGAGCGGATGGCGTTACGCCGTGGTGGGGATCGCCGTCGTCGCCGCGGCGGTCACGCCGACCGTGGACCCGATCAACATGGGGCTGGTGATGGCGCCCCTGATGGGACTCTACGCGATCAGCATCCTGCTGGCCGCCGTTGTGGGAAGAAAATGA
- a CDS encoding nitrate reductase delta subunit has product MYNNTISALELESLASEVVLLGFLAKVLYTEPNREWLQQLTSNQIFSETPFGAEQEEIQHGLELLQNWSLAHKKGISDDEYTNLNLDYARLFIGLESTHPSPPWGSVYLDRERLVFQQSTQRVRAWYQRFNLEPEQINKEPDDHIALELIFMARLAKMALETTDKQKYIEYLTAQKDFLHENLLRWGPSWAKLVKQHAQTDFYRGMAYLVHGTLLAIADMLKIAMPKEVAL; this is encoded by the coding sequence ATGTACAATAATACAATATCCGCCCTCGAACTTGAATCTTTGGCCAGCGAAGTAGTATTGCTGGGTTTTCTTGCGAAGGTCCTTTATACAGAGCCTAATCGAGAGTGGCTTCAACAATTAACCTCCAACCAAATATTTTCCGAGACGCCCTTTGGGGCAGAGCAAGAGGAAATCCAACATGGGCTAGAATTATTACAAAATTGGAGTCTTGCTCACAAGAAAGGGATTTCTGATGATGAATATACCAATCTTAATTTGGATTATGCTCGTTTATTCATTGGATTAGAATCGACTCATCCGTCTCCTCCTTGGGGTTCTGTGTACTTGGATCGAGAACGCCTGGTTTTTCAACAGTCCACTCAACGCGTACGTGCGTGGTATCAGCGGTTTAACTTAGAACCCGAACAAATAAACAAAGAACCGGATGACCATATTGCGCTCGAATTGATTTTTATGGCGCGCTTGGCCAAAATGGCGTTAGAAACTACCGACAAGCAGAAGTATATCGAATATTTGACAGCCCAAAAAGATTTTCTGCATGAAAATCTCTTGCGTTGGGGACCATCTTGGGCAAAGCTTGTCAAACAACATGCACAAACCGACTTCTATCGTGGTATGGCGTATTTGGTTCATGGCACGCTATTGGCAATAGCAGATATGCTTAAAATCGCCATGCCCAAAGAGGTCGCCCTGTGA
- a CDS encoding (4Fe-4S)-binding protein, producing the protein MSLLDAAERFAAMDRSAIVLDPARCLHSLDRASTCEACFQICPAEAIAPGKPPSLDADKCESCLACLVVCPVGAYNADDAVRPLLNAVTRLEGQTLELVCAKNPQPEKGISESSVGIRVKGCLAGLGTGTYLALAALGLERVVARTEACSACEWANLRPQIDSQIERVARVLAGWDKSETVASSSASDGLVERTVWDAENPPLSRRDLFRMMARQGQVAMARAMENGEHSIGRKPGRDRVRALGAVAHLDAPLNGSFGALDGLNFATVTISEACTACSACGRACPTEALKFEKSEDNASFALKFSARDCVGCDLCVRVCLPAAVSVDHAPTFAQVFGEEQTTLCEGELVKCERCGSLMAKRGEARLCDLCEYRRAHPFGSVMPPGFNSNQFKVPETRQ; encoded by the coding sequence GTGAGTCTGCTGGATGCCGCCGAGCGCTTCGCGGCCATGGACCGTTCTGCAATCGTTCTGGATCCCGCCCGCTGCCTGCACTCGCTCGACCGCGCTTCGACCTGCGAAGCCTGTTTCCAAATTTGCCCGGCGGAGGCGATCGCGCCCGGCAAGCCGCCGTCGCTGGATGCGGACAAATGCGAAAGTTGTCTCGCCTGCCTCGTAGTTTGTCCGGTCGGCGCGTACAACGCCGACGACGCGGTCCGTCCTTTGCTCAACGCCGTCACGCGCTTGGAAGGCCAGACCCTCGAGTTGGTCTGCGCGAAAAATCCGCAGCCGGAAAAGGGGATATCCGAATCGAGCGTCGGGATTCGCGTCAAAGGCTGTTTGGCGGGATTGGGGACGGGGACCTATCTCGCGCTGGCCGCGTTGGGATTGGAGCGCGTCGTCGCGCGGACCGAGGCCTGCTCCGCTTGCGAGTGGGCGAATCTACGCCCGCAGATCGATTCGCAGATCGAACGCGTGGCGCGCGTTCTTGCGGGGTGGGATAAAAGCGAGACGGTCGCGTCATCTTCCGCATCGGACGGATTAGTCGAACGGACAGTTTGGGACGCGGAGAATCCCCCGCTTTCGCGCCGCGATCTGTTTCGCATGATGGCGCGCCAGGGACAGGTGGCGATGGCGCGCGCCATGGAAAATGGCGAACATTCGATTGGGCGCAAACCGGGGCGCGATCGCGTGCGCGCGCTCGGCGCCGTCGCCCATTTGGACGCGCCGCTGAACGGGTCGTTTGGCGCGCTGGACGGACTCAATTTTGCGACGGTGACAATCAGCGAAGCCTGCACCGCCTGCAGCGCGTGCGGACGCGCCTGTCCCACCGAGGCGTTGAAATTCGAGAAAAGCGAAGACAACGCTTCTTTCGCATTGAAATTCTCCGCGCGCGATTGCGTCGGCTGCGACCTATGCGTGCGCGTTTGCCTGCCCGCGGCAGTGAGCGTGGACCACGCGCCGACATTTGCCCAGGTCTTTGGAGAAGAACAAACGACGCTGTGCGAAGGCGAATTGGTTAAGTGCGAGCGCTGCGGTTCATTAATGGCGAAACGCGGCGAAGCGCGTCTGTGCGACTTGTGCGAATATCGCCGCGCGCATCCGTTCGGGTCGGTGATGCCGCCCGGGTTTAACAGTAACCAGTTCAAGGTCCCGGAGACGAGACAATGA
- a CDS encoding DNA-binding response regulator, NarL/FixJ family encodes MSIRVLLADDHKLFRQGMISLMRTREDLVEVVGEAETGEEAIQLTEKLSPDVVLMDIYMSQMDGLQAAKEIRTRFPKVAIVMLTSSERDGHLYEAVRLGVAGYLLKSLDADELFELLEGVTRGEAAMTRSMAMRLLKGVADRMVDGESGEEALSEKELLVLRFVASGASNAEIAESLSISINTVKSHLKNILEKLQLANRTQAATYALKHGLVLPREN; translated from the coding sequence ATGTCTATTCGAGTTTTGCTTGCAGACGATCACAAACTATTCCGCCAGGGGATGATCAGCCTGATGCGCACGCGTGAGGACCTGGTCGAGGTCGTGGGAGAGGCGGAAACGGGCGAAGAAGCGATTCAATTGACCGAAAAATTGAGTCCCGACGTGGTCCTCATGGATATTTATATGTCGCAAATGGATGGGTTGCAGGCGGCTAAAGAGATTCGGACGCGTTTTCCCAAAGTGGCGATTGTGATGCTGACCTCCTCCGAGCGCGACGGACACCTGTATGAAGCCGTACGTCTGGGAGTGGCCGGCTATTTACTTAAGAGTCTAGACGCGGATGAATTGTTCGAATTGCTGGAAGGGGTGACGCGCGGCGAGGCGGCCATGACGCGTTCAATGGCTATGCGGCTTCTAAAGGGCGTGGCCGATCGCATGGTTGACGGCGAGAGCGGGGAAGAAGCGCTCTCGGAGAAAGAACTGTTGGTTCTGCGGTTTGTCGCCAGCGGCGCCAGTAACGCCGAGATCGCGGAGAGTCTTTCGATCTCCATCAACACAGTCAAGAGTCACTTGAAAAATATTTTGGAGAAACTCCAACTCGCCAATCGAACGCAAGCTGCCACTTATGCTTTGAAGCATGGCCTGGTTTTGCCGAGGGAAAATTAA
- a CDS encoding anaerobic selenocysteine-containing dehydrogenase — MNEGNFLTNTLTDVALTRRSFLKWSAALGGTAALAGGLNFGLKTVEKAAAASIEDIKTVACYHNCGGRCVLGAVVKDGTVVRIVADPTEEKDPITNPRAIPCQRGRAQIRRVYAPDRLKYPMKRVGKRGEGKFERISWDEALDMIASELQRIKKQYGQESIFFMQGLGEMWTGPEGRSPITRLLRLFGGHVEFYNNYSFAAFQAAMPFITGGSRANCGNYVNDILNSKLVVLFGDNSCVTRAGGDNAGYYYVKAKEHGVKFIVIDPVYTDTAIATAADWVPINGGTDVALIAAMAYVMVKENLYDKEFMAKYAVGFDEDTLPEGAPANSSYMAYLMGTGYDMVPKTPEWAAPITGIPAERIVQLARQIATTKPCAMFQGWGIQRRAYGEQAVRAVPTLAAMTGNFGIKGGSPGLRPTIMPFKMGGFPLPKNPVTASIPLYLWTDYIFRGKEMTNGARDKIKGAEKLGANMKFMWNHAGNTVLNQHANINRTKKLLEDDTMLEMLVSYEVAMTPTAKFSDILLPATTGFEVESIITGEGHAEKGGRQFALFNHQVIEPMYESKNTLWVMEQLADRLGIGEEFRDGHMTRDDWMRDMIKVSQEAYPDFPSLEKFKEMGVYKITADKVMVAFAAFREDPVANPLETETGKIEVYSPGLVRFNEPDEIPAIPLYIPEWEGVNDPLRKTFPLQMSGYHAPQRSHSTFDNTDYLREALPQMFWINPLDAESRGIQNGDKVKVFNDRGATFVRAYVTNRVRPGAACLAQGAWYTPDQNGMDTNGSINMLTNEHPTPLAKGTTQHTTLVQVEKA; from the coding sequence ATGAACGAAGGAAATTTCCTCACCAACACCTTGACCGATGTAGCGCTCACCCGCCGCAGTTTCCTTAAATGGAGCGCGGCTTTGGGTGGTACAGCCGCACTGGCCGGGGGACTAAATTTCGGTTTAAAGACCGTGGAGAAAGCGGCGGCAGCCAGCATTGAGGATATAAAAACAGTTGCCTGCTACCATAACTGTGGCGGTCGTTGCGTACTTGGAGCTGTCGTGAAAGATGGTACAGTCGTACGGATTGTTGCAGATCCCACAGAGGAAAAGGACCCAATCACGAATCCACGAGCTATTCCTTGTCAGCGAGGTCGCGCACAAATTCGTCGTGTTTACGCGCCGGATCGGCTTAAGTATCCCATGAAACGCGTGGGCAAACGCGGCGAAGGAAAATTCGAACGGATCAGTTGGGATGAAGCCCTCGATATGATTGCCAGCGAATTGCAGCGAATCAAAAAACAATATGGGCAGGAATCCATCTTCTTCATGCAAGGCTTAGGTGAAATGTGGACTGGGCCTGAAGGCCGATCCCCCATTACTCGCTTGCTGAGGTTATTTGGCGGCCATGTTGAGTTTTACAACAACTATAGCTTCGCCGCATTTCAAGCGGCCATGCCCTTTATTACAGGTGGAAGTCGCGCCAATTGCGGCAACTATGTGAATGACATCCTCAATTCTAAACTGGTTGTCTTGTTCGGCGATAACTCCTGTGTGACGCGGGCGGGCGGCGACAATGCTGGCTACTACTACGTTAAGGCAAAAGAACATGGTGTGAAGTTCATCGTTATCGACCCTGTATACACTGACACAGCCATCGCCACTGCTGCAGATTGGGTTCCGATCAATGGCGGTACAGATGTTGCCTTGATTGCCGCCATGGCCTATGTCATGGTTAAAGAAAACCTTTACGATAAAGAATTCATGGCTAAGTATGCAGTTGGGTTCGATGAAGACACCCTGCCCGAAGGCGCTCCTGCCAATTCCTCTTACATGGCTTATCTTATGGGAACTGGCTATGATATGGTACCCAAAACCCCAGAATGGGCGGCGCCAATTACAGGTATCCCTGCCGAACGTATCGTTCAATTGGCTCGCCAGATTGCAACCACCAAACCTTGCGCGATGTTCCAGGGTTGGGGGATTCAGCGACGCGCTTATGGCGAACAGGCGGTTCGAGCCGTTCCGACACTAGCGGCCATGACCGGCAATTTCGGAATTAAAGGCGGCAGCCCAGGATTGCGTCCAACAATAATGCCGTTCAAAATGGGCGGCTTCCCCCTTCCTAAGAATCCAGTAACGGCATCCATTCCACTCTACTTGTGGACGGATTACATCTTCCGCGGCAAAGAGATGACGAACGGAGCACGAGACAAGATCAAAGGAGCCGAAAAACTAGGCGCCAACATGAAGTTTATGTGGAATCACGCCGGCAACACCGTATTAAATCAACATGCAAACATCAACCGCACAAAGAAGCTCCTTGAAGACGATACGATGCTTGAAATGCTGGTCTCCTACGAAGTTGCGATGACTCCAACAGCTAAGTTCTCCGACATTCTTCTACCAGCAACAACAGGTTTTGAAGTTGAATCCATCATTACTGGCGAAGGCCATGCAGAAAAAGGCGGTCGCCAGTTCGCGCTCTTCAATCATCAAGTAATTGAGCCGATGTACGAGAGCAAGAATACTCTATGGGTGATGGAACAGCTAGCCGATCGTTTAGGGATTGGCGAGGAATTCCGTGACGGCCACATGACGCGGGATGATTGGATGCGAGATATGATTAAAGTTTCGCAAGAAGCTTATCCAGACTTTCCATCTCTCGAGAAATTCAAAGAAATGGGCGTGTACAAGATCACAGCCGATAAGGTCATGGTTGCATTCGCCGCCTTCCGCGAAGATCCAGTCGCTAACCCGCTTGAAACCGAGACAGGCAAAATCGAGGTTTATTCCCCCGGTTTAGTCCGATTCAATGAGCCGGATGAAATCCCCGCGATTCCTCTCTACATCCCGGAGTGGGAAGGCGTGAATGATCCATTGCGAAAGACATTCCCGCTCCAGATGTCCGGATACCACGCCCCTCAGCGCTCCCATTCGACTTTTGACAACACCGACTATCTTAGAGAGGCGCTTCCTCAGATGTTCTGGATTAATCCATTGGATGCGGAATCTCGAGGAATCCAAAACGGAGATAAAGTCAAGGTCTTCAATGATCGCGGCGCTACCTTTGTTCGAGCATATGTGACTAACCGCGTTCGTCCTGGCGCAGCATGTCTGGCACAGGGAGCCTGGTACACTCCCGATCAAAATGGGATGGATACGAACGGCTCCATAAACATGCTGACTAATGAGCATCCGACGCCGCTGGCGAAAGGAACGACTCAGCACACTACCCTTGTACAGGTTGAGAAGGCCTGA
- a CDS encoding dimethylsulfoxide reductase subunit B: MAKQLGFYVNLANCIGCKACEIACKDRKGLPAGVRWRRVYEYSGGEWIASGNQHVPSDVFSYYVSTACMHCEKPICVEVCPTSAIRKRDDGIVVLNSDNCIGCRYCSWACPYGAPQFNEEAGVMTKCDFCVELQERGEKPACVDACPMRALEYGDIEELKAKHGGLTAVAPMPDPSLTNPAIVYGPHKDVKSAHYRGGQLKNID; the protein is encoded by the coding sequence ATGGCTAAACAACTTGGTTTCTACGTTAATCTGGCGAATTGTATTGGCTGTAAAGCATGCGAGATCGCCTGTAAAGACCGCAAAGGACTTCCGGCCGGAGTACGCTGGCGCCGTGTATATGAATATAGCGGAGGTGAGTGGATTGCTAGCGGCAACCAGCATGTTCCAAGCGACGTCTTCAGCTACTATGTTTCAACAGCCTGCATGCACTGCGAAAAACCGATTTGCGTAGAGGTCTGCCCGACCTCTGCCATTCGGAAGCGTGACGATGGGATCGTTGTGCTCAACTCCGATAATTGCATTGGTTGTCGCTATTGCTCATGGGCTTGCCCCTATGGCGCTCCGCAATTCAACGAAGAAGCGGGCGTCATGACAAAGTGCGACTTCTGTGTTGAACTCCAGGAGAGAGGCGAGAAGCCCGCCTGTGTAGATGCATGTCCTATGCGGGCGCTTGAGTATGGTGATATCGAAGAACTAAAGGCTAAACATGGCGGGTTAACTGCTGTGGCGCCAATGCCCGATCCATCTCTAACTAATCCAGCCATTGTGTATGGCCCTCACAAAGACGTGAAATCGGCGCACTACCGTGGTGGACAACTAAAGAATATAGACTGA